In Rhodamnia argentea isolate NSW1041297 chromosome 5, ASM2092103v1, whole genome shotgun sequence, the DNA window TCAGTGGCGGTGCCATGGTTGCCGCCGCCACCAAGCGAGGGTGTGCTTGCCCTCGCCGGTGAAGGGGGGTGGCGCCCTTGCCCCATTGCaatctgttttattttttctcaagtccattttcaaattaacttttttactttcattctttatttattattatttgaaaattctaacttctttattttatttttattgtaatttataatttataatttataatacACCGCTGTAAATAGGGGTTGGATGGAGTTATGATCACATGTATTACATCACAAAGCTCCATTCTACAAGACCTGCTATATGGGAAAATTAGACAACTCTTATTGTATTCCACTAAGGCCTATAGGAGAGAGGTTCACCCCGGTTATACCACTATAGGGCCCAATCAtcttattaaaagaaaataagaaagttTACCTTAAGCTGACAAGACAATGATTGATTTCTTTCATAACTTCGACttctttattttacttaaactgtctttttttttttttggtcgaaatattcCACTAATTCAAACAATAATACTACAAGGGAAAAGAGTTCTCGCATTAAGCTATATATTTAATTGTATGAATTTAATCAATCTGGATAATTTCACATGATGATTGGCAGGAATCAAATTCTTCCATTAAAAATTTACTTAGAAACATCAATTATTctttgtccaatttttttttatttacgatAAAGTATCACATGAAAATTATCCCTGACAACCAACAGCATGAGCCAATGTCCTGCATGATAGCACATCTTATCAGGACAAAAACATGAAGGATGTACCTTTTGAGCACCCAAACGTAGGCGTGATGATGAAATGTTCCCTATTTCATCACGATAGTATACGGAGTGCACTCTAGGTGGGAGCCTAGCTAGAAGATGTCTGAATGAAGAGACACCACTATTACCTGCCCTAGATTGATATTCAACCCTGCCAAAAGAGAACTTCTGAAGTTGAAAATCTAGGTAAGCAGTAAATTAGCCGGGGTGAGGAATTCAATTGAACTAACACCAAGATCTACTTCTCTTTTCCTCAATTCAATCATCCAACAAAAGCATCAAACAACCAGAGCAATTATTCTCTAGATAGGAGATAACCACAAATGTAGCTATAAACACGAGACAACAAAGTTTTGCGCCATCAATGAGACTGTGATGAGTCAATCATGGACTAAATCTTCAGGAGTCAACTATATTAAAGAAGGATTCAAGCATCCCCAAAATCTAAAGTCCGGAGTAATTCCACAGACAGCAAACAAGCTCTGAACACTAAAAGAGCAAGAATTAAAGAGGAAATGGAGTATGGTTATTTACAACACAAGAAATAGTATACTCTGTAATTTAGAAAGGTGTCAGATAGTAATACTTATTCAGCAATTGCAAGATTGAATTAATCAAATGAAGCCTACAGCATCCACACATCACTTTGCAAAACATAATTCTTACAAAAACATACTTATAATGCcctgaaaagggaaaaatcagaaAGCTATTGAGAAATAAGCAGTGTCTGTGTATTTCAAAATGATAGGACTACGGATCATGAAAATTGAGAAGCTTACCTTGAAAAGACACCTTTATGGCGAGCACCAGCGTGAGCCAACTTATATTGCTCGGTGATCTGAAGGCTTCCCCAGTGAGATATTTCCACTTCCCGTACAAGCTCCTCAACAACAGCGAAGGGACTATTATTTTCAAAGTGCACAATCACTGGAGAATATGAATATGGAGGATGGCCATTGTAAGGCCCATATTTCAGTTCAGTACCAGCACGATGAGCAGGGTCTACTACAGTGAAAGACTCCACTTTTGAAGTTGGTGTCTTAATAAATGTTATCTGCTGCTTGATATGATATGGCGACAATATTAGGGCACTGTCACGATAATAGACCAGCTGTGATTCTGATTGGCTTATCTCCACGGGAAAGGGTTCCAGAGAATGTGTTAGCATATAAAGTACCTCCAATGTCACAGCTTCACCGGCGGCCAACGGATTTAGCAGGGATATAGAGAAGTACTTAGTTCCATTTGGTGCATCGGGTAACTCTTTTGGATTTACATCTTGAGGGATATAGGTtttcttctttcgttttcctATTGCCACTTGTGCCTTCACAACTGCCAGATGATCAACCTGTGTTGGTGGAAAAGCAAGCAGAATTTCTGAAGCAGGAGAAGCCCCAGTATTTTCAACCTGAAAGAGGCCCATCAATTAAAAAACTAAACTTATGGACATAAAGCAAATTTACAAGCAAAATTCAGTAATTTATTGTTTGGTATTCATCAGTGAGATTCCTGAAACAAACTTCATGCAAGATGAAGCAAAAGAAATGTAACTGCAGCCAGGAAGATTAAATCAAACAAAGACACGTGCACTTaccttcaaagtcaagaagacCTTAATGATGTGAGAAGTCAGGTCAATCTGCAAGAAGTTAACAGCACGGAAAAGAAAATGCATCAGTCATCGGCGACAATCAAAGAAACATTCCACGAGTAATCAGTGGTATCATATGCGATTGATGTACCGTGAAAATGTAACTTCAGtcagaagaaaaacaaagaccACTGGAAAGGCTGTTCTTAATTTCTAGTATCAGAGTGAATAAACTGTAAAACTATGCATTTTCGGAAAATCATATTCGAATCAACATCCATGAGAAGGAGGAATTGAATAAGCTATAAGCTTTCCTCTGGCTCTTCCTGTTCACACTGATAGACAGACGGGAAAAGAATCTCAACAAGATCGAGTAGCTGTAGCAGACTCAGGCAGTGAAAAGTttatcatcaataaaaaaaattccatcttTTCCCCAAGCttccttttaacttttttatttctgagcAAGCATCAATTGAAGAGGAGCATCGTCTACAAGGTCCACAACCGCCACCATAAGCAGCATACCATACGTAACAGGACTCAATTCCTTATATTGAAAAATCCGAACTCAACACCATTCCAAAAAAGCTCGCGACCACAACGATGTCCATCCACAGCTCGACAAGAACCTAAGCCTTGTCATTCTATCACTTCCAGTAAGAAGTAATTCTACGTACTCTGATACATTAAGAAGAAATGGCACGTACTCTAATACATAGTCTCAGCAGTCAAATCGATCAACGACGTAGTCAACCAATCTAAGCTCGGATGAGCAACGATTTCAAGCTAACGATCCGCGATTTACAGGAAACGCAGGACGCACTCGTGGACGCGAAGCTTGAGGAAATGGAAAGAGAAAACgaaagaggagaggagaggagagagagagagataccctGCGTTCGGCATTGACGACTTGGATGTCCTGAGCAGAACAAGAGGGCAGGACCAAGAGGAGAGCGAAGATCGAGATGGCAACGGAAGCTCGAAGCCGCAACAGAGTCTCCATTGGATGCTGCACCGTCTCTTCTCTCCTCTGTAGCGCTCGCTTGACCAACCAACGAAGAAACGACTCGCAGTCGCGCACACTGgaaggagaagagaggagagaggaggtggaggaggagatgaTTGTGGGCTTATGGGCTTTTAAGTGGCCCATTCGATTGATTTTGGGCTTATGGGCTCTTGCATGGATCGGGCTTCGGAGCCGGTCCAGGACAGGCTCCGGTTACTCggagaaaattgaaaataatccCAATTTCATCTGAGTCATGCTGATTTTTGAATGCCGATCAACATCGTAACGATATCTCTAGCTTAatcgctttttttttccaatcggATTCTTTTTATGGTTCTTAGAGAAATACTCTCAATTGCAACATATCATAACCACAgtacaaaaaatcataaatttattacacttttgccaattcaatcctaaatgttttaattttgtcattccttttttttttttcagttgagtccatccggaaaattttgacaaaaaatctcTTCCGTGGACACCGATAGTCTTACATGTCGGCtacgtgaataattttaaataacgtatttatattttttgaaattttattaattttttttccttttctttcttttctttgttaggGTCACATGGGCCTTTGCCTGGATCTGGCCCTCTCGATTTGAGatgtttaaaaaaagaagaagaaataaatggaaaaagaaaagaaaaattaacaataaaaataataaaaattcaaaaaagtacaaaaatattataataaaaattagaaaaaagtgttaaaaattatccacgtcacctatttttggctaaattggccgaatggactcaattgtcaaaacatgaaaaattttatgactcaattgataaaattagaaagtttgaaattgaaatggcaaaaatacaataaatttataactttttgaacaattttctccaCATATAAATTTCAACCAAAGATGGAGTTCTACGTTTTCTAGTTCAATGACCAAGGATTTATCGATGAGCAATTCGATTGAAGATCTAGCCAAGCCAATGTGGGCATCGATCTTCCTAGTGAAGCGAAAAGGGTTCTTAACGTAGTCATTATTTTGTGCAAACTTAACAAGGAGGCATACCAAATTAGAGACATTTCAATCAtgattatttcttcttcttcttcttcttccttttggaaAGGATTTATGTTTCGTGACTAAAGATTATTTTATTGGGAATATGATGGAGTGATTGCAATAATGGGCATAACTTAACCACCGCACTATGTGAATCACACTCAAACTTAATGAATTGCCTTGGGCCGCCATTGGCATCCTCTCGAGTGagaatagccaaaaaaaaaaagaggaccaTCGGACGATATGCACATGGCCCTCCTCTAGTCTCTTGATTTCGTTTGGTTGTTAGGATATAAGTttggatatgatatgttttatcatatcttgTGTTTGGCGGCTATTCGAGATTGGATAAAAGGGGATAtagccaagaagaaaaaaatcccaagaGAGGGGGTGGGATAAATtaggataggatttctcaagagagcaGACACAAGAGAAATTGCGTTTTTCCCACAACCGCAGCCTCTCCTTTTTGCCGAGCCACCTCTTTATTGGGAAGCCCCCTTTTTGGTGGTGGCGACCATCAAGTGTGGTTGTCTCTCCAATGACGCTAGGCTGGGTTCTCCGATCACAAAGTTTGATATCTCAATGACCTTGttttttaatcgattgtttggcTTGATATGACATCACGTCTCTCATTCTTTAATCGTTTGAATCTTTCCAACATTTGAAAGTGGTCTCGATATGTTATCAAGAACTTGGGGTTGATCATTGACTTTTAAAAGGGGTCTCGACATTTGAAAGGACTCTCTTGAACAATatgcatgagtgcatcttcaacttgcgaAAAAAAGACCGAATAATTAGATTGCTCAGTACTTATTTGCTTACTCAACAAGAGAACGAGCAAGACCATTGGGTCGTTCTAAAaggattcgactccaaatcaagattCTCGATTCTACAAGCTCGGTGTTGTTAAAAAACTCATCATTGAACTCAATTGATGTttaagaaattaatttatttgatcTCTACAATGGCAACCGCCCTTGGTTCGATGTTGTGctcaaattcaagctcaatATTAATTCACTCATGAAAactcatcattgaataatttctcaaGCATCTTGATGTTTAAGAAAAATAGAGTCAATCTCAATTGATCTTTGCCTCTTCTTATCCCACTTTAAacccgtagttcaccaaacaatagaatagattttttatcaaatcataTCCAGCCttatcccgactagaaatcTAGAacaaacaaacgaagccttgtGGTTCAACTACATTTTTCGTTGCTTGTACGGTTTCATAATAAATTAATTGTAAGAATAATAACTTCAATTGAAATCAGATATATAATTTTATCTCCACTCTTTACCACGGTATCGATCGTTTTTTCCGGAGGTAGACATTTGAATCGACATTTTTTTAACCGAATGGTGTAACAggatatttattattttgttatcATCTTTTTCACCATTaatattcattattttctgGAAAAATTTAGATCTAACTTTTGATTattcttttaatatttaaaGACAAACATTTGTTCTAGCATAcacagaaaggaaaattaaggaCGATAAAACAAAAGTTGGTTTTTGCGTGCAGGGACGTTTAAGGAATTTCGCCAAGTGCACTTTTTAGTGGGAAGTGGGTATTAACAATTTTCATCtgccttttaatatttttttttcctcttgggtcaagtttgcttttttttttttttttttttgccctttctctTCTGAGTTAAATTGAATAACAAGAGCAAAGTGAAATGTCTAAAGTGGCCCTTATTTGCATATTGGGATAACAACAAATCGACGTGGAGTGaattacctaaaaaaatcataaacttattacaattgtatcaatttagtgctaaataatttttttgtcaatttaattttaaactttatgtatttatcccgattcagtccatccaggacaattttggtcggaaatcgttgatgtgatGAAGTGAGTATTGGCGTgggcaatttttaatgatactgTAATatgttttcgaatttttttttttatttttattttttttttccttttcaggcGACTATCcataagaagaaggaagggaagaaaaaaaataaagaaaataaaaaaggaaaaaaatgtaggtcggcaatttccgatcaaaatcggtcatgatgaactaaattggtacgatcacaaatgcaaaagatttaggactcaattggtaaataaattatttacTAATGAATTGGCaacatgtttaggattttttttttggaaatttttcccGGATGTCTAACATACGGAAAGTGATCAAACACCCTCAAAATGATCCAGTTTACATGCAGCGACTGATGCAGAACTCGAGATTCCGAGCGGAAGTCAAAATATCGACTTCTTCATGAAGCTCGAATGTCACACTTACCtaacatggagagagagagagagagagagagagatccgaaAATGGCGTCCGAGGATCCAGAGGTTTGAATGGACCCGTTCTTTGAGTCCAAACGAAGATAACCATCATCGAGCAAAAATCACTGcgtttccattttcatttatcGCTGCCTCTTCGCATTACCATTTGTAACTAAAACTGTTCGGCCTCTTggatctctctgtctctcttagAAACAGGAAAAAGATCACGTTTTGCACCGAGACACGGTCGCCCTCCTCGATACTTCTtctccatcatcatcttcatcacaatcatcatcatcatcgtccgTTCTTGTTCATTGCTTTCTTGTCCGTCACTCCACTCCTCGGGGTCGTCCCCTTATATTTCGGCGCTGGAGCTGATGTTTGGGGGGTAACTGGAGAGCATCGATCGACTCTCGTACACTGTTTCATGGCGTGCATGAAGTTGGGTTCCAAGCCTGAGGCCTTTCGCCTCGACGGCAACTCCTGGTGCGCTTCGTTTCGTCGCTCCTCTCCGATCGCTTCTCTAatgtttttccctttccttttagCTTGGCAGCTTCGGTGTCCTTGGAAAATGAGATGCATGTGTGGGTGTTAGGGAGAAATTTGCTTCGTGGGTGTAATTGATCCGGTGGATAAGAGTTTGAAGCTGTCATATGTTATGGCCGTTAACGTAATGAGCTTATATTAGAAATTTGATGGTTGATGTTAGCATGAAACACCAAAGCTTGATCAGCATAATTGGAGATGGAGAGTGTAATTGGCCATTTCGTTATTTTTCACTCATTTTCAAACTATTGACTGTGTGGTTGACCAGCATCCGTTCACTTGTTATGCTGTTGCTGGTCTGTTTGCTTCTATGCGTTTGGCCCTCCACAtgatgaaatttggaaaaatgttgGATCTTTCTGTCATAATCTGTCTTTTGGACTGATGCTGTCTCCTCAACACTTGGGCTGTGTCTGGAAGAAAAAGCCCTTGGAATTGCAGTAGCAGGAATTGTCATTCCAATTTGTCTGAAAAAACCAGATTTTTGCTGTTCTGAAAAAGttgttttactttttgcttGGACTTACACAGTTGTATGGGGAACTATTTTTTGCATCTGAAGCTATCTGGTTCTGTTTTAGCCTTAATTTTCTGGAGAGCTCTTCATTTGGATTGAGCTTCCATCGTTTTTGCAGGATTTGCTTGACCGGGTTACCGAGCGATGTTGTGATTGAAGTTGGAGACACATCCTTCCATTTGCATAAGGTTAGTTTTATCCTCGAGTTCACGAGTTGGCGTTTCTGGGGTGATTTTCAGTTCTTGGTTAAGCACAAACTGGAGATCTTAACAATGGTAGGTAAAGGCCAGCATTCTGAGACAGGAATTGTGAAATATAACATCTTGTACAACTTCTTCAGCTCAATCCCTTGATTGTCAAGTTTAAGTATCGAAATCCCTAATATAAGATCGATACTGGCAGCATCTCTTACTTACATGCGGGTTACTTTACCTCCCAAATTATGATTTTACGCTGCGACGTATCTGCAGAATCTGCATTGTGGCTCTTTCCTTGGTTGttcattttttccttatatGCTTCTGGGGAGGCTATTGTAGTTTGTGCACACAGATACTTGATCGAACATTGAATTTTGATCACTGGATATCATGAATCTTCCGACTTTTCCAAATCTAATGAAGTTTTCTGTTTCCTATGTTTCAATCAGTTTCCCTTGCTGTCTCGAAGTGGGTTGTTGGAGAGCCGTATCGGAGAATGTTCCAGAGACGATGAGCAGAAATGCACGGTGCGTCTCGATGAGATACCTGGTGGTGCCAAAACCTTTCTCCTCGTGGCGAAATTCTGTTATGGCGTCAAACTGGAGCTCACCGCGACAAATGTGGTCAGCATCAGATGCGCGGCAGAGTATCTCCGGATGAACGAGGACTATGGAGATGCTAACCTCATAGTCCAAACCGAGAATTTCATGAATGAGATCTTCGGAAGCTGGTCTGACTCCATCAAAGTGCTAGAAACCTGTGAGGAGGTCCTCACGCAAGCAGAAGAGCTTCATGTAGTCTCGCGATGCATCACTTCCTTGGCAATGAAAGCCTGTGCGGACCTGAGCCTGTTTACTTGGCCAGTTTCCTCTCATGGCGGATCAGAAAGTCCAGCCGATTCTGCATACTGGAATGGAATATGTGCAGCCGGCAAGGCGGACTCGATTAGTGAGGATTGGTGGTACGAGGACGCCTCCATCCTCAAGTTATCATTCTATAGGAGGCTGATTCTAGCCATCAGTAACAGGGGCATGAAGCCAGAGAGGGTTGCCGGGTCGGTCATGCACTATGCAGTGAGGCACCTGCCGTTGATGCACCGGCAGTCAAGCTTGCAAAACCGAAAGCTTGCTGCGACCTGTTCGACCATTTCAGCATCGCCCGAAGTGGATCAAAAGAATCTTCTCGAACAAATAGTCGAGTTACTCCCCTACCAAAAGGCTGTGTTTCCTACCAATTTCCTGCTTCGACTTCTGAGGACATCCATGATCTTACATGCCGGATCGTTGTGCCGAGAGAACTTGGAGAGGCGCATCGGGGCACAATTGGAGCAAGCCCTCCTCAAAGACCTCCTCATACCAAACATGGGTTGTTCAGCGGAGACGCTCTATGACATTGATTGTGTTCAAAGGATCCTCGATCACTTCATCGAGGAAGAATGCGACGCGTATGATCTGAACACAAACTGTCTGGAAGGACAACCAAGGGGAGGTTCCCATGCCTCGACTCCGATGACAATGGTTGCTAATTTGGTCGACAGTTATCTTTCCGAGGTGGCGCCCGATGTTAACTTGAAGCTGCCGAAATTCCAGTCGCTCGCCGCTGCCATCCCTGAATATGCCAGGCCATTGGATGATGGTATCTACCGTGCAACCGACATATATCTAAAGGTAAACGAGAATTCAGAGCTTGCCTACTTCATTGGATAATTAGGCGGGAATGCTTTCTTCTTATCCCTTTCATTCGAGCAAGAACAATGAATTCTTGATCTATCTCTCACCTCGGCTTTCTCTTCCCACTGCTAAACTGCATTTAACAAATCAGGCACATCCCTGGCTTACGGATTCCGAGAGAGAACAACTATGCAGGCTCATGAACTGCCAGAAGCTCTCGCTTGAAGCCAGCACGCACGCCGCCCAAAACGAGCGGCTACCTCTTAGGGTGATCGTGCAAGTTCTTTTCTTCGAGCAACTCCGTCTCCGCACTTCGGTCGCAGGCTGGTTCTTTGTGTCCGATAACCTCGACGCCTCGCAGAACCCAAGTAGCGACCTTGTGCTTGCGAGGACCGAAGCCCCGGACCCGGGGGCTACGACCCAACAGTTCACCATGGCAGCTGGCGACATGAGGGAGAGGGTCTGTGAGCTCGAGAAGGAGTGCTTGAGCATGAGGCAGGACCTGGAGAAGCTGGTGAAGACGAGAGGGAGCTGGAACATTCTCTTCAGGAGATTAGCTTTCCGCCTCAAGTCGAAATCTCCAAAACTGCCGAAGCCATTCGATGATGCCAAAGATTCGGAGATATCAACAGCAACCCTGGTGGATGGCAAAGAAAGCCATCGTAACACCGAAAAGGAAGAGCCGTCGAAGATTTAGTTTTCCATCGAGTCGTGCATCTCTCCCTTTTTCCATATATCGTTGTTATCAGTTAAATCTGTTAGTACGCGGCCCTTGATTTTGTTCTATCCTCAAGTTTCTTTTATGGGGTTAGTCTTGATCTATTTTGCATTATTCTCTTACAGAAGCAATAGGGTGCATGTTGCCTTGTGGTTATTTCAACTGTACGTGTAACTAGAATGTCTGCGTGAGAGAAAATGCTTGCAATCTCAATATCTGCAGTATGATATTAGATAATTCAGAATCTGCGGCAATCTCATTGGAACAATTAATCGACATTGCTCAAAATTTCGATTAAGAGGGGACCCAATTTGTATTATTTACAGGGTAAGATGGCTCAAAACTTTTGACCTAACagagttatttttttcttccattgccTAAGCCTGTATATCCtagatgccaaaaaaaaaaaaaggggaaaaacccGCGTGTACTCATGGTAATCAGCAGTTCTGCATTGTATACAGCAGTCAATTACACTGTTGTCCACCGTATCTCGACATGTATCACCCCGTTCCTCGAATCGATCAAGTGATATTTCTCATTGATCCGTCCGTTGTGCACGACATCGTTGAGATTGATTTGCACGTGGCCTAGAGATTCCTGCAGTGCAATCTCACTTTCAAAATGCAAAGGTGGTAGAGACCGAAGAAAGTACACGATCCAGATATAAGAGTAACCGGCAGCAATTAAGGTGGTACCAACCTTCGACCAGAAGCTAATGCCAGTTCGCTTGCTCATTACTG includes these proteins:
- the LOC115755149 gene encoding dolichyl-diphosphooligosaccharide--protein glycosyltransferase subunit 1B; the encoded protein is METLLRLRASVAISIFALLLVLPSCSAQDIQVVNAERRIDLTSHIIKVFLTLKVENTGASPASEILLAFPPTQVDHLAVVKAQVAIGKRKKKTYIPQDVNPKELPDAPNGTKYFSISLLNPLAAGEAVTLEVLYMLTHSLEPFPVEISQSESQLVYYRDSALILSPYHIKQQITFIKTPTSKVESFTVVDPAHRAGTELKYGPYNGHPPYSYSPVIVHFENNSPFAVVEELVREVEISHWGSLQITEQYKLAHAGARHKGVFSRVEYQSRAGNSGVSSFRHLLARLPPRVHSVYYRDEIGNISSSRLRLGAQKSELEIEPRYPLFGGWKATFIIGYGLPLEDFLFESPDGRRYLNFSYGCPLVETVVDKLTIKVVLPEGSKGPSAVVPFPVNQYLEKKYSYLDVVGRTVVVLEKKNVVPEHNTPFQVYYHFNPIFMLAEPLMLTSAFFLLFVTWVAYLHIDLSLRK
- the LOC115755129 gene encoding BTB/POZ domain-containing protein At5g03250-like, translated to MACMKLGSKPEAFRLDGNSWICLTGLPSDVVIEVGDTSFHLHKFPLLSRSGLLESRIGECSRDDEQKCTVRLDEIPGGAKTFLLVAKFCYGVKLELTATNVVSIRCAAEYLRMNEDYGDANLIVQTENFMNEIFGSWSDSIKVLETCEEVLTQAEELHVVSRCITSLAMKACADLSLFTWPVSSHGGSESPADSAYWNGICAAGKADSISEDWWYEDASILKLSFYRRLILAISNRGMKPERVAGSVMHYAVRHLPLMHRQSSLQNRKLAATCSTISASPEVDQKNLLEQIVELLPYQKAVFPTNFLLRLLRTSMILHAGSLCRENLERRIGAQLEQALLKDLLIPNMGCSAETLYDIDCVQRILDHFIEEECDAYDLNTNCLEGQPRGGSHASTPMTMVANLVDSYLSEVAPDVNLKLPKFQSLAAAIPEYARPLDDGIYRATDIYLKAHPWLTDSEREQLCRLMNCQKLSLEASTHAAQNERLPLRVIVQVLFFEQLRLRTSVAGWFFVSDNLDASQNPSSDLVLARTEAPDPGATTQQFTMAAGDMRERVCELEKECLSMRQDLEKLVKTRGSWNILFRRLAFRLKSKSPKLPKPFDDAKDSEISTATLVDGKESHRNTEKEEPSKI